Genomic window (Sulfurovum sp. NBC37-1):
CTCAAGACCCATGTTGTCAAAACAGATGATATCACCCTCTTGAACTTTGAATTGTTGGCCACTTGCTTTAATGATTGCGTACATTGCAAACCCTTTACTATCTGTGTATTTTAAAAAGTTTGAGATTATACCCAAACAATGTTTAATATTTTTTTAAAGTATTATATATATTACCCGAAATCAACATGACGGTCTGCGAATGCGATACATTCGATCTCAACAAGTGCATTTTTGGGCAAGGATCTGACAGCGACCGTACTTCTTGCCGGTTTATGGGTACCGAAATAATGAGCATATACTTTGTTCACTGTTTCAAAATCTTTCATATCAGCAAGATAGATCGTCGTTTTGATCACATCAGAAAACTGTGCACCGGCAGCAGCCAGTACATAAAAAAGGTTCTTAATAACCTGATGTGTCTGCTGTTCTACTCCGCGTGTTTCCATATTACCGTCCGCCATCAATGCGATTTGTCCCGAGGTATATACCAGTCCGTTTGCAACGATCGCCTGTGAATAGGGGCCTATCGCCTTTGGTGCTTCATCTGTTTCTACAATTCTAGCCATGTATTATCCTTTATTTTGTATTTCTTTCATAGAAGACATAAGAAGTGGAATAGTCTGAAAATTCAAAATAGACTTTCTGTTCACCGGGATCCGCTTTCCCGTTCAAGTTAACGTCATCTATACCGTAACCGTAGCGGTAAGGCCTCATTTTGCCGTCGTTGCTTCCGTATGCCGTGGAGACCTTGTCGATCTTAATGAACTTGTGTACGAGCTTGTCCCCTGCATAAATGTCAAGTACACCGTTGGTCCCCGTCCAGTTCTGCAGTGATCGGCTGAGACTGTTCTGCGTCTCCTGCGTACACCCGGCAATAAACAATATACCCAGAATAGACAATACTATTTTGTATCTCATAAACACTATCCTTTTCTTTTTTTATAATTGTATCACTACTATGCTTTTGGCATGCCGAATTTCTGGGTGACCAATTCACCTTCTTCATTAAAATAAAGATAATAGAGCTTGTCTTTGACTACAGGCAGGCCGGCAAGATAACGCAGCGCCAGGTTGGCCTGAAGAGAACCGATATGCATCACAATCGGAGCGGCAATACCTCCGGGTTTATGATCAGAGATGTTGAAGACCTGAAAATCAGCCTCATCAAAGAAGCAGACCTGCCCATTAAACTCCTCTACCGAAGCATAGATCCAGGGTGTATTGCTTGCTTTGGCATGTTTGTCTATCTCTCCCCTGACAGGAAGATTGTCCGTTGCATCAAGAATGAGGTCATAACGGTTCCCCATCTCTTTGAAATCATCAAAAGGCATATCAAAAGCCACTGCTTTTACAAAAGGGTTCTTTGACTCAATGAGTTTGACTATCGCTCTGGCCTTGTTCTTACCTTCATCCGAAAGTGTAAAGGCGATCTGTCTGTGAATGTTATGAATAGAAACTGTATCGAAATCGACCATATGTATCTCACCGATACCTGAGGTACCCAGAGCCATTGCCAGTGTCGACCCCAATCCGCCCGAACCGATAATGGCGATCTTCTTGGCCTGTAGAGATTTTTGGGTATTCTCCCCCCAAAGCTGTATCTGTCTGTTGAAGTATTCTTCCGGAGTGGGAATGTTTTCTATCGTAGGCATATCATTGTTTCCTATTCACTTAGATCCTGGCGTTGTTTAAGCTCTCTCTCAAATCCCCAGCTTTTCCGATGTTCTGTAACCTGGGCTTTATCTATGACCTCTACGAGCATGGACTCTTTGTCTTCAAGCATCATCTCCACTTCTCCTTCAGGAGAGACCAGCATAGTATCACCGTAGAACTTCCACTTGACTTCGTTGTCGCTGTATTCTCCCAGGCGGTTGGCTCTGAGAATGAAACAACCATGCAAAAAAGCTTTGGTCTTGATGATCTCTCTCCATCGGTTATGCGAACCGAACGTCGAAGCGGTAGGAAGCAGGACCAGGTCGATCTTTTTTTGTGTGACTGCCTGCCAGAACGGATCGAAGTGCAATTCGAACCCTGCCATAACCATGATCTTGAAACCTTTGATCATAAATGTCATAGGGGTCTTGAGAGGAAGTATTTTATTGGCAAAGAATTTCTTTTCATTCCAGTGCGCATAGGGAAGCAGGATCTGCTGTTCGTAGTATTTGGTATGTTTGGGTGTGACCTTCACAATGGTTTTGTGATAGCCGTCTTTTTTGGTGACGATGATCGGTGCAATAAAAACAATGTCATATTTTACAGCAAGGCTTTTCAAGAGTTCCATATGTTTGCGGCTCTGCTCTTTAACCATATTGGGTGCTATGGTAGCGAATTCTTTAAAGAAATGATTCAGTACATATTCACCGAGCAGTATCACATCCGCACCTCTGCTGTTCGCCTGTTTGAGGTAGAATTCAAGACGTGTCGCATTCATACCCAGTGTCGGTAGTTGCAGCGCGGCTACGACAAGCTGTCTGGAAGAAGCCATTAGGAGTCGTCCTCGGAAAGATGCTGATTTTCCTGATCGATCACAGTGATCTTTGTTTTTGCCTCTTCGATGAGTTTTTGGGCTTCTTTAATGTTCTTCAGTCCTTCTTCATACAGTTTGACGGACTCTTCCAATGTGATCTCAGGGTCCATCAGCTTTTCAAGCAGCTCTTTGGAATATGCCAGTTTCTCTTCAAATGTTTCTGTTTTCATTCATACATCCTTTGCAGTGCGTGGTTACGCACCCTACAATATAAAATATCAACACTCTTAATGCTTCAATACATCTGCAATATGCTGACTAAACTTGTCCAATTCTACCAAAAACGCATCATGTCCATAGTCACTGTCCACTTCCAGGTAGCTGTATTTCTGACCATTACGTTCCATCATTCTGGCAATATGCTCCATCTCCGAAGGGAAAAAAAGATAATCTGAAGAGAAGGAGATCAGATGTACATTCGCCTTGATCCTCATAATCGCCTCATGAAGTGAATCATACCCCCTGCTCAAGTTGAATGTATTGATCGCCTTGACAATATAGAGGTAGGAAAGAGGGTCGAAGATACGTGAGAAGTTGTTGGTATTGTATTCCATATACCGTTCCACTTCATAGCGTCCAAAAAGTTCGAAAAGACCGTCATTACTGACATAGTTCCTGCCGAACTTCTCATCCATGGATGTCGGGGAAAGGTAGGAGATATGTCCTGCAATACGCCCAATGGCCAATCCGTCCAGTCCCTCTTCTTCAAAAGCATCCTTGGCATAGTTACCATGTTCAAAGCGCGGATCCCTTCGGATGGCCTCAACCGCCACCTTGTTGAATGCGATGGTCCAGGGACGTGTCGCATAGGTAGCCGCCAGCGAAATGACATGATCCGCAAGATTGGGATAATCCACTGAAAACTGAAGTGCCTGCATACCGCCCATTGAACCACCTACGATCGCTTTGAGATGGTAGATACCCAGTGAAGAAAGCAACTGCATTTGTGCTCTTATCATATCTTTGATGGTCACCACGGGGAACTTCAGACGATACGGTTCCAGCGAAGGGTAACTCTCACTCATCGGCCCCGTACTGCCAAAACACGAACCCACCACATTGGTACAGATGACAAAATACTTTGTCGTATCAATTGCCTTTCCCTCACCGATAAGTCCATCCCACCAGCCCGGTTTTCTGTCGCCTTCATACGTTCCTGCAGCATGATGTGAACCGCTCAGCGCATGGCAGACCAGTACGACATTGGACTTGTCTTCATTCAGTTCACCGTAAGTCTCATACGCTACTTCGTACGGCTCCAGAATACGCCCACTTTCAAGGTACAGGGGTGAAGAGAAATGTGCTGTTTTCGTTTCGATTTTCATAGACGGCTTTTACGGTTGGATTTGAATGGTAGTATTTTATCCAATTTGCGCTTTTGTTTCGTAGGGTGCGTAAACA
Coding sequences:
- a CDS encoding RidA family protein; translation: MARIVETDEAPKAIGPYSQAIVANGLVYTSGQIALMADGNMETRGVEQQTHQVIKNLFYVLAAAGAQFSDVIKTTIYLADMKDFETVNKVYAHYFGTHKPARSTVAVRSLPKNALVEIECIAFADRHVDFG
- a CDS encoding carbon-nitrogen hydrolase family protein — translated: MASSRQLVVAALQLPTLGMNATRLEFYLKQANSRGADVILLGEYVLNHFFKEFATIAPNMVKEQSRKHMELLKSLAVKYDIVFIAPIIVTKKDGYHKTIVKVTPKHTKYYEQQILLPYAHWNEKKFFANKILPLKTPMTFMIKGFKIMVMAGFELHFDPFWQAVTQKKIDLVLLPTASTFGSHNRWREIIKTKAFLHGCFILRANRLGEYSDNEVKWKFYGDTMLVSPEGEVEMMLEDKESMLVEVIDKAQVTEHRKSWGFERELKQRQDLSE
- the xseB gene encoding exodeoxyribonuclease VII small subunit encodes the protein MKTETFEEKLAYSKELLEKLMDPEITLEESVKLYEEGLKNIKEAQKLIEEAKTKITVIDQENQHLSEDDS
- a CDS encoding HesA/MoeB/ThiF family protein, with translation MPTIENIPTPEEYFNRQIQLWGENTQKSLQAKKIAIIGSGGLGSTLAMALGTSGIGEIHMVDFDTVSIHNIHRQIAFTLSDEGKNKARAIVKLIESKNPFVKAVAFDMPFDDFKEMGNRYDLILDATDNLPVRGEIDKHAKASNTPWIYASVEEFNGQVCFFDEADFQVFNISDHKPGGIAAPIVMHIGSLQANLALRYLAGLPVVKDKLYYLYFNEEGELVTQKFGMPKA
- a CDS encoding homoserine O-acetyltransferase MetX, whose product is MKIETKTAHFSSPLYLESGRILEPYEVAYETYGELNEDKSNVVLVCHALSGSHHAAGTYEGDRKPGWWDGLIGEGKAIDTTKYFVICTNVVGSCFGSTGPMSESYPSLEPYRLKFPVVTIKDMIRAQMQLLSSLGIYHLKAIVGGSMGGMQALQFSVDYPNLADHVISLAATYATRPWTIAFNKVAVEAIRRDPRFEHGNYAKDAFEEEGLDGLAIGRIAGHISYLSPTSMDEKFGRNYVSNDGLFELFGRYEVERYMEYNTNNFSRIFDPLSYLYIVKAINTFNLSRGYDSLHEAIMRIKANVHLISFSSDYLFFPSEMEHIARMMERNGQKYSYLEVDSDYGHDAFLVELDKFSQHIADVLKH